A genomic window from Scomber scombrus chromosome 18, fScoSco1.1, whole genome shotgun sequence includes:
- the LOC133999508 gene encoding methionine-R-sulfoxide reductase B1-A-like, producing the protein MSFCSFFGGEVYKDHFKSGMYVCSKCDHQLFSSRTKYEHSSPWPAFTETIHEDSVSKHEERPGAYKVRCGKCGNGLGHEFVNDGPGKGLSRFUIFSSSLKFIPKDKVDGQ; encoded by the exons ATGTCATTTTGTAGCTTCTTCGGGGGAGAGGTCTACAAAGACCACTTCAAATCAG GGATGTATGTGTGTTCCAAGTGCGATCACCAGCTGTTCTCCAGCCGCACCAAATATGAGCACTCGTCTCCCTGGCCAGCCTTCACAGAGACCATCCATGAAGACAGTGTCTCTAAACATGAGGAGAGACCTGGTGCATACAAG gTTCGGTGTGGGAAGTGTGGAAATGGACTTGGCCATGAATTTGTGAACGATGGGCCAGGCAAAGGGCTGTCTCGCTTTTGAATATTCAGCAGCTCACTGAAGTTCATCCCTAAAG ATAAGGTTGATGGGCAGTAA
- the LOC133999942 gene encoding zinc finger protein 397-like — MDATMFQLRSFVHRRLYAAAEEILGEVEKTITLALYEAEVSRSKEEMQSVRHQLGLLPKKSESSPTSKTVEHGDECEFPLLQENPGPSMPEESNFSLSAEVPGPSQTNTDLDNNNWKYCLVETDFKMSEIKQEQDEPWDDGHTQEANFPSPEVVKIEQHLPGTPGTYEMQPVSSDGSAAQSESNESDEDLVSSKEEKTEMMKRNAKMLQAQSGSVNEKSQAELPYKNFSAKGQKDRSFCHLCGKGFQYIGSLMKHIKTHDKKIDCTVCGITYQSTKDLVIHLKGHHNKHYFCDVCGKTFANNRCLRLHGKIHTGIKEFVCQECGKTFYRREHLIVHVRTHSGEKPYHCDICGKAFSQSQNLTIHKRSHSGERPYHCSMCGKLFNTSSHLKTHMRYHSGEKPYPCDICGKCFRQSGQMTRHRTTHTGERPYSCHVCGMRYRFAPNLKVHLQTHEKATTQ, encoded by the exons ATGGACGCCACAATGTTTCAGCTGAGGTCGTTTGTTCACCGGCGGCTGTacgcagcagcagaggagatcctAGGAGAGGTGGAGAAAACCATCACGTTAGCTCTGTACGAAGCTGAAGTTAGTCGCTCTAAAGAGGAGATGCAAAGTGTGCGACACCAGCTGGGCCTTCTGCCAAAAAAATCAG AGAGTTCACCGACCAGCAAAACTGTGGAACATGGAGATGAATGTGAGTTCCCACTGCTGCAGGAAAATCCAGGACCATCAATGCCAGAGGAGTCCAACTTCAGCCTGAGTGCTGAGGTCCCGGGACCCTCTCAAACCAACACAGATCTGGATAATAACAACTGGAAATATTGCCTGGTTGAGACAGACTTCAAGATGTCTGAGATCAAACAGGAGCAGGATGAACCTTGGGATGACGGTCACACACAGGAGGCTAATTTTCCTTCTCCTGAAGTTGTGAAAATTGAGCAACATCTGCCGGGAACACCAGGAACTTATGAAATGCAGCCAGTTTCTTCAGATGGATCTGCAGCTCAGAGTGAGAGCAATGAAAGCGATGAGGATTTGGTGAGcagcaaagaagaaaagactGAAATGATGAAACGGAATGCAAAGATGTTGCAAGCACAAAGCGGCAGTGTTAATGAGAAGAGTCAAGCGGAATTGCCTTATAAGAATTTCTCTGCTAAAGGTCAAAAGGACCGCAGCTTTTGCCATTTGTGTGGCAAAGGATTCCAGTACATCGGCTCTTTGATGaagcacataaaaacacacgACAAAAAAATAGATTGCACTGTTTGTGGGATAACTTACCAGTCTACAAAAGATCTGGTAATACATTTGAAAGGTCATCataacaaacattatttttgtgaCGTCTGCGGCAAGACCTTTGCCAATAACCGTTGTCTCCGGCTGCATGGGAAAATACACACAGGGATAAAAGAGTTTGTGTGTCAGGAATGTGGCAAAACATTTTACCGGAGAGAGCATCTGATCGTGCATGTGAGGACCCATTCCGGGGAAAAACCATATCACTGTGATATATGTGGAAAAGCGTTCAGCCAGAGCCAGAACCTCACTATTCATAAAAGAAGTCATTCAGGGGAGAGACCATATCATTGTAGCATGTGTGGCAAACTTTTTAATACTAGCAGTcacctcaaaacacacatgAGATACCATTCAGGAGAAAAACCGTATCCATGTGATATTTGTGGTAAATGTTTTCGCCAAAGTGGACAGATGACTAGACACAGGACAACGCATACAGGAGAGAGGCCGTATAGCTGCCATGTTTGTGGTATGAGATACAGGTTTGCGCCTAATCTTAAGGTGCACCTGCAAACTCATGAGAAGGCAACCACTCAGTAA
- the LOC133999669 gene encoding uncharacterized protein LOC133999669: MNVSFVISFLNVVNNGTNKAELNCEGSSTPGQSAEGTHNSCGYYKRMSSQKKCHICKEKIGVASKTCQHCGAKQPYKQILEKRKKRVSLDWKERQKKNCNVNKVYDATNLLLHKWDILERHPVLLLSRRTTNGFVTEYFCPWKMDTEDAKDAFVTIKKIYESLLNATDPPLVNSTVTGKKVLLENYESSTSAEHQTSADTDNDNVNYCLVQTDSNIPGIKEEQEELGDSSPTCTENDDGNYCLFQTDSNISGIKEEQE; the protein is encoded by the exons ATGAATGTGAGTTTCGTGATCAGTTTTCTAAATGTAGTTAACAACGGTACGAACAAGGCGGAACTCAACTGCGAGGGCAGCTCAACACCCGGACAGTCTGCAGAGGGCACACATAACAGCTGTGGTTATTACAAGAGG ATGTCCAGTCAGAAAAAATGCCACATTTGCAAGGAAAAAATCGGGGTAGCCAGCAAGACATGTCAGCACTGTGGTGCCAAGCAGCCTTACAAGCAAATACTCGAAAAACGCAAGAAAAGAGTTTCCCTCGACTGgaaggagaggcagaaaaaaaactgcaatgttAACAAAGTGTATGATGCAACCAATCTACtg CTCCACAAGTGGGACATTTTAGAACGGCATCCAGTCCTCCTCCTTTCCAGGAGAACTACAAATGGTTTTGTAACAGAGTATTTCTGTCCATGGAAAATGGACACTGAAGATGCCAAGGATGCCTTTGTCACAATAAAGAAGATTTATGAAAGTCTTCTTAATG CTACAGACCCTCCACTGGTCAACAGTACTGTGACTGGAAAGAAAGTGCTGCTGGAAAACTATGAATCCTCAACATCAGCTGAGCATCAAACCAGTGCAGATACAGATAATGATAATGTAAACTACTGCCTAGTTCAGACAGATTCCAACATACCTGGGAtaaaagaggagcaggaggaacttGGGGATAGTAGTCCAACATGTACAGAAAATGATGATGGGAACTATTGCCTATTTCAGACAGATTCCAACATATCTGGGATAAAAGAGGAGCAGGAGTAA